From the genome of Vicia villosa cultivar HV-30 ecotype Madison, WI linkage group LG2, Vvil1.0, whole genome shotgun sequence, one region includes:
- the LOC131653707 gene encoding uncharacterized protein LOC131653707: protein MKSLLQIQPLTILISFCAISLFILISILFFTPSKIPELDIGSSLQQTTDSDPTDVNHLVFGIASTGNSWANRKKYVKLWWRKKMKGCVFVDNLPPEGNHTDDSVPPLCVSEDTSKFHYTFKGGLRSAIRVARVVKEIVGLNNNSNVRWYVFGDDDTIFFPENLAKTLSKYDHRLWYYVGAYSENYEGSYVFGFGMAFGGGGFAISASLANVLSKVFDSCIERYSHLYGSDARVFSCIAELGVGLTYEPGFHQVDLSGNIFGLLAAHPLSLLLSLHHPELVEPIFPQMTVSNSLQHLFEAANVDSQRILQQTVCYDKQFSRTISVSWGYAVQVFQNNELLPNILRVRETFKPWRENWPFAGVYTFSTTKVHPDPCERPMIFYLDNISSGKYGGIVSNYTKSFRDCSNNNTSLKNLEVIKVVTKKLDLDAKQLQSPRRQCCDVHSNSSQLLEIAIRECRYEELIYLH, encoded by the exons ATGAAATCGTTACTCCAAATCCAACCTTTAACCATATTAATTTCATTCTGTGCAATTTCACTCTTTATATTGATTTCCATACTATTCTTTACCCCATCAAAGATACCAGAACTGGACATTGGTAGTTCTTTACAACAAACTACTGATTCTGATCCAACTGATGTTAACCATCTTGTCTTCGGAATCGCTTCAACCGGAAATTCATGGGCTAACAGGAAAAAATATGTCAAACTATGGTGGAGGAAAAAAATGAAAGGTTGTGTTTTTGTGGATAATCTTCCACCGGAAGGAAATCATACTGATGATTCTGTTCCTCCTCTTTGTGTCTCTGAGGACACTTCGAAGTTTCATTACACTTTTAAAGGTGGTTTAAGATCAGCAATTCGCGTGGCGCGTGTTGTGAAAGAGATTGTTGGGTTGAATAATAATTCTAATGTTAGGTGGTATGTGTTTGGTGATGATGACACAATTTTCTTTCCTGAGAATCTTGCTAAGACTCTTTCTAAATATGATCATAGGCTTTGGTACTACGTTGGTGCTTACTCCGAGAATTACGAAGGGTCTTATGTTTTTGGTTTTGGAATGGCTTTTGGTGGAGGTGGTTTTGCTATAAGTGCTTCTTTAGCAAATGTTTTATCTAAAGTTTTTGATTCTTGTATTGAGAGATATTCTCATCTTTATGGAAGTGATGCTAGGGTGTTCTCTTGCATAGCTGAACTTGGTGTTGGATTAACATATGAACCTGGTTTTCATCAG GTTGATTTAAGCGGAAATATCTTTGGATTACTGGCTGCGCATCCATTAAGTCTCTTGTTATCGTTACATCATCCCGAACTCGTTGAACCAATCTTTCCTCAAATGACAGTTTCAAATTCACTGCAACATTTATTTGAAGCTGCAAATGTTGATTCACAGAGGATCCTACAACAAACAGTTTGTTACGATAAACAATTTTCGCGGACAATTTCAGTATCATGGGGCTACGCTGTTCAAGTATTCCAAAACAATGAACTTTTACCGAATATTCTGAGAGTTCGAGAAACATTCAAACCATGGAGGGAAAACTGGCCTTTTGCCGGAGTATATACATTTAGTACAACCAAAGTTCATCCGGATCCTTGCGAAAGACCTATGATTTTCTATCTAGACAATATATCTTCGGGTAAATATGGTGGTATTGTTAGCAACTATACGAAATCTTTTCGAGATTGTTCCAACAATAATACATCATTGAAGAATCTGGAGGTGATTAAAGTAGTCACAAAAAAGTTAGACCTTGACGCCAAACAG TTGCAGAGTCCAAGAAGACAGTGTTGTGATGTGCACTCAAACTCTAGTCAACTCTTGGAAATTGCAATTCGAGAGTGCAGATATGAAGAATTGATTTATCTGCATTGA
- the LOC131651172 gene encoding uncharacterized protein LOC131651172 yields the protein MTENPNRFGHGPSLHIFELKNDNVTSQQAFKRNDTDDSVPPLCVSEDTSKFHYTFKGGLRSAIRVARVVKEIVGLDNNSNVRWYVFGDDDTIFFPENLAKTLSKYHHKLWYYVGAYSENYEGSYVVGFRMAFGGGGFAISASLANVLYKVFDSCIERYSHLYGSDARVFSCIAELGVGLTYEPGFHQVDLSGNIFGLLAAHPLSLLLSLHHPELVEPIFSQMTVSNSLQHLFEAANVDSQRIVQQTVCYDKQFLRTISVSWDYAVQIFQNNQLLPDVLRVRETFKPCERPCNYTKSFLDCSNNNTSLKNLEVVKVITKKLDLDTKQLQSPRRQCCDVHSNSSQLLEIAIRECKYEELIYMH from the exons ATGACAGAGAATCCAAACAGATTTGGTCACGGTCCTTCACTTCACATATTTGAACTTAAAAATGATAATGT cactagtcaacaaGCATTTAAAAGAAATGACACTGATGATTCCGTTCCTCCTCTTTGTGTCTCTGAAGACACTTCAAAGTTTCATTACACTTTTAAAGGTGGTTTAAGATCAGCAATTCGCGTGGCGCGTGTTGTGAAAGAGATAGTTGGATTGGATAATAATTCTAATGTTAGGTGGTATGTGTTTGGTGATGATGACACAATTTTCTTTCCGGAGAATCTTGCTAAGACTCTTTCTAAATATCATCATAAGCTTTGGTACTATGTTGGTGCTTATTCTGAGAATTATGAAGGGTCTTATGTTGTTGGTTTTAGAATGGCTTTTGGTGGAGGTGGTTTTGCTATAAGTGCTTCTTTGGCAAATGTTTTGTATAAAGTTTTTGATTCTTGTATTGAGAGATATTCTCATCTTTATGGAAGTGATGCTAGGGTGTTCTCCTGCATAGCTGAACTTGGTGTTGGATTAACTTATGAACCTGGTTTTCATCAG GTTGATTTAAGCGGAAATATCTTCGGTTTATTGGCTGCACATCCATTAAGTCTCTTGTTATCCTTACATCATCCCGAACTCGTTGAACCAATCTTTTCTCAAATGACAGTTTCAAATTCACTGCAACATTTATTTGAAGCTGCAAATGTTGATTCACAGAGGATCGTACAACAAACAGTTTGTTACGATAAACAATTTTTGCGGACGATTTCAGTATCATGGGACTACGCTGTTCAAATATTCCAAAACAATCAACTTTTACCGGATGTTCTTAGAGTTCGAGAAACATTTAAACCATGCGAAAGACCTTG CAATTATACGAAATCTTTTCTAGATTGTTCCAACAATAACACATCATTGAAGAATCTGGAGGTGGTAAAAGTTATCACAAAAAAGTTAGACCTTGACACCAAACAG TTGCAGAGTCCAAGAAGACAGTGTTGTGATGTGCACTCAAACTCTAGTCAACTCTTGGAAATTGCAATTCGAGAGTGCAAATATGAAGAATTGATTTATATGCATTGA
- the LOC131648058 gene encoding uncharacterized protein LOC131648058, with translation MKPLLQNKPLTILIWFCAISLFILISILLFTPSKIPELDTGISLQKTTDSDPTNVNHLVFGIVSTGNSWPNRKKYVKLWWNKETKGCVFVDNLPPEGNDTDDSVPPLCVSEDTSKFHYTCKGGLRSAIRVARVVKEIVGLNNNSNVRWYVFGDDDTIFFPENLVKTLSKYDHRLWYYVGAYSENYDMSYIFGFGMAFGGGGFAISASLANVLSKVFDSCIERYSHHFGSDARVVSCIAELGVGLTYEPGFHQVDLRGNIFGLLAAHPLSLTLSLHHPELVEPIFPQMTASNSLQHLFEAANVDSQRILQQTVCYDKQFSRTISVSWGYAVQVFQSNVLLPDVLRVRETFKPWREDLQFPGVYTFSTTKIHPDPCERPAIFYLDNVSSDKDGVISNYTKSFRDCFKDNTSLKNLEVIKVVTKKLDLNIKQLQSPRRQCCDVFHSNSSQLMEIAIRECRYEEMIYMH, from the exons ATGAAACCGTTACTCCAAAATAAACCTTTAACCATATTAATTTGGTTTTGTGCAATTTCACTCTTTATATTGATTTCCATACTACTCTTTACCCCATCAAAGATACCAGAATTAGACACTGGTATTTCTTTACAAAAAACTACTGATTCTGATCCAACCAATGTTAATCATCTTGTATTCGGAATCGTTTCAACCGGAAATTCATGGCCTAATAGAAAAAAATATGTCAAACTTTGGTGGAACAAAGAAACAAAGGGTTGTGTTTTTGTGGATAATCTTCCACCTGAAGGAAATGACACTGATGATTCTGTTCCTCCTCTTTGTGTCTCTGAAGACACTTCAAAGTTTCATTACACTTGTAAAGGTGGTTTAAGATCAGCAATCCGCGTGGCGCGTGTAGTGAAAGAGATTGTTGGACTGAATAATAATTCTAATGTTAGGTGGTATGTGTTTGGTGATGATGACACAATTTTCTTTCCTGAGAATCTTGTTAAGACTCTTTCGAAATATGATCATAGGCTTTGGTACTATGTTGGTGCTTACTCTGAGAATTACGATATGTCGTATATTTTTGGTTTTGGAATGGCTTTTGGTGGAGGTGGTTTTGCAATAAGTGCTTCTTTAGCAAATGTTTTATCTAAAGTTTTTGATTCTTGTATTGAAAGATATTCACATCATTTTGGAAGTGATGCTAGGGTGGTTTCTTGCATAGCTGAACTTGGGGTTGGATTAACATATGAACCTGGTTTTCATCAG GTTGATTTAAGAGGAAATATCTTCGGACTATTGGCTGCACATCCATTAAGTCTCACGTTATCCTTACATCATCCCGAACTCGTTGAACCAATCTTTCCTCAAATGACAGCTTCAAATTCACTTCAACATTTATTTGAAGCTGCAAATGTTGATTCACAGAGAATCTTACAGCAAACAGTTTGTTACGATAAACAATTTTCGCGGACGATTTCAGTGTCATGGGGCTATGCTGTTCAAGTATTCCAAAGCAATGTACTTTTACCAGATGTTCTAAGAGTTCGAGAAACATTCAAACCATGGAGGGAAGACTTGCAATTTCCCGGAGTATATACATTTAGTACAACAAAAATTCATCCGGATCCTTGTGAAAGGCCTGCGATTTTTTACCTAGACAATGTATCTTCTGATAAAGATGGTGTTATTAGCAACTATACGAAATCTTTTCGTGATTGTTTCAAAGATAATACATCATTGAAGAATCTGGAGGTGATTAAAGTTGTCACAAAAAAGTTAGACCTTAACATCAAACAG TTGCAGAGTCCAAGAAGGCAGTGCTGTGATGTGTTTCACTCAAACTCTAGTCAACTCATGGAAATTGCAATTAGAGAATGCAGATATGAAGAAATGATTTATATGCATTGA